The Anguilla anguilla isolate fAngAng1 chromosome 4, fAngAng1.pri, whole genome shotgun sequence genome has a window encoding:
- the dsg2.1 gene encoding desmoglein-2.1 isoform X2, which yields MARIALPSIGFLLLLLLAVFKLEAEGAKSSSQRRWKREWVIPPQKLEENVDHTRKDYVAKIRSDQEIEVDWKGALTYSLKGIGATEDPVNLFIVDPHTGFVRVTGILDREKIAMFNLSGVARYANGDYAEKDIQLRVKVLDQNDCVPIFSPMVSGSIDELSLRDTVIMNVVARDDDEPGNVNSKVAYSIINQDPPGEQMFRISKDGRLYVWSPNLDREKIDHYVLTIRGADLYGEPGGNTATGTVTVRINDVNDNAPRLDRDHYEGRIDENTQDVEVMRFKALDDDIVNTDNWLAEFDIVSGNEAGYFKIETDPKTNEGVLKLVKPVDYEDLHELDLQVALANKAPFHPSVTAGAGAGATIGLGGGGGGGAGGGGGGGGGGGGGAGGGGSSWSGAGGSGSSSGFGGKTYPVKINVNNLPEPPRFNPKIKAVAISEDSKTVNLKDVIVRYPAMDGDTGKDAKNVRYVKGYDPDNWLVIDEETAEVRLNKLPDRESKHLVNGTYFAKILCISQDMPSKTATGTIAIQVEDYNDHCPTLTTTSQSMCLDDKVVFVTAVDEDDSPHGAPFVFTLDPKGTKGDWVVEHLNDTTVILRAHEALWPGPYAVSMEVADQQGQACPDKQVLTVDVCTCDEKNVCGDREAGTGALFGGPAIGLLILGLLMLLLIPLLLLFCNCGGAGAGGIGGGFSDMPFDTKEHLISYHTEGKGEDKDVPVLSAPVDYGGGFVQAMDAGKVNAAGGAAMGMGMGMGMAGAAAAGGAFMASGSAMGGGHMEVDYMARNEMMAREYMGGASYEREEGSMYNGIALSEEYLEQYYSQKASCVAEGYPLQDSLLMYDCEGNGSVAGSVGCCSLLETDDDLGFLNDLGPKFKTLASICRGREVVSEAAAAVAVAAPAPAPAPVAAAAAIEQHASSSLAVFSEHSASAANMAAAASSAAATGSSEMSMVAESSYAAARPTVNVQESVMIPNQAYLVQQPMYYAAAPMLQPMQYVMEPQVQGMYVMSDAPVAETMVVQEHRVIGGPAMHGGVIGGAAMHGGVIGVQQGTLNRGENVVLVERQMGAGQVVREGGMGMGMGMVGHNQGMVLVEGQMGGGQVLQGGQSWIQQGTLQRGPTYGSQNILLVEREGAAGQGVQNGIVTQRKEVVREQATSRNPASLANQSSPAQFSGASVSQKVVVKEKRVISS from the exons attCGATCTGACCAAGAAATTGAGGTGGACTGGAAGGGAGCACTGACTTACTCCTTGAAGGGAATAGGTGCTACAGAAGACCCTGTAAACCTGTTTATCGTTGATCCCCACACCGGCTTTGTCAGAGTGACAGGCATTttggacagagagaaaattGCCATGTTCAAT ctATCTGGAGTCGCACGATATGCCAACGGAGACTATGCAGAGAAAGACATTCAGCTCCGCGTTAAAGTTTTGGATCAGAACGACTGCGTCCCCATATTTAGTCCAATGGTTTCCGGGTCCATTGACGAATTGAGTCTTCGag ACACAGTCATCATGAATGTAGTTGCCAGAGACGATGATGAACCTGGCAATGTAAATTCAAAAGTAGCCTACAGCATTATAAATCAGGATCCGCCGGGAGAACAGATGTTTCGCATCAGCAAAGACGGACGTCTTTACGTCTGGTCCCCCAACCTGGATCGAGAA aaaatagaCCACTACGTGTTGACCATAAGGGGAGCGGATCTTTACGGCGAGCCGGGCGGAAACACCGCCACGGGAACCGTCACCGTCAGAATCAACGATGTGAACGACAACGCTCCGCGGCTGGACAGAGACCAC TATGAAGGGCGCATCGACGAAAACACCCAGGATGTGGAAGTCATGAGGTTCAAGGCCCTCGACGATGACATCGTGAACACGGACAACTGGCTGGCGGAGTTCGACATCGTTTCGGGAAACGAGGCCGGGTACTTCAAAATCGAGACCGACCCCAAGACAAACGAGGGCGTTTTGAAGCTGGTCAAG CCAGTGGACTACGAAGACCTCCACGAGCTGGATCTGCAGGTGGCGCTGGCTAACAAGGCCCCGTTCCATCCTTCGGTGACGGCCGGCGCTGGCGCGGGGGCGACtatagggttgggggggggagggggaggaggagcgggcggcggtggcggcggcggcggcggcggcggtggcggtgcgGGGGGCGGCGGCTCGTCGTGGAGCGGAGCCGGGGGAAGCGGCTCCTCGTCCGGCTTCGGGGGCAAGACCTACCCCGTCAAGATCAACGTGAACAACCTGCCGGAGCCCCCCAGGTTCAACCCCAAGATCAAGGCCGTGGCCATCTCCGAGGACAGCAAGACGGTCAACCTCAAGGACGTGATCGTCCGATACCCCGCCATGGACGGGGACACGGGGAAGGATGCCAAAAATGTCAG ATACGTGAAGGGCTACGATCCGGACAACTGGCTGGTGATCGACGAGGAGACCGCTGAAGTCCGACTCAACAAACTGCCGGATCGGGAGTCCAAGCACCTGGTCAATGGAACTTACTTCGCAAAAATACTTTGCATTTCGCAGG ACATGCCCTCCAAGACAGCGACCGGCACCATCGCAATCCAGGTGGAGGACTACAACGACCACTGCCCCACGCTCACCACCACCTCCCAGTCTATGTGCCTCGACGACAAAGTGGTCTTCGTCACCGCCGTTGACGAGGACGACTCCCCCCACGGGGCTCCCTTCGTGTTCACACTCGATCCCAAGGGGACCAAGGGAGACTGGGTGGTGGAGCATCTGAACG ACACCACGGTGATCCTGAGAGCTCACGAGGCCTTGTGGCCCGGGCCCTACGCCGTCTCCATGGAGGTCGCGGACCAGCAGGGCCAGGCCTGTCCCGACAAGCAGGTCCTGACGGTGGACGTGTGCACCTGCGACGAGAAGAATGTCTGCGGCGACAGGGAGGCGGGCACAGGCGCCTTGTTCGGGGGCCCCGCCATCGGCCTGCTCATCCTCGGCCTGCTGATGCTTCTGT TGATACCGCTCCTGCTGCTCTTCTGCAACTGTGGAGGCGCCGGGGCCGGCGGCATAGGCGGCGGCTTCTCCGACATGCCGTTCGACACCAAGGAGCACCTGATCTCCTACCACACGGAGGGCAAAGGGGAGGACAAG GACGTCCCGGTGCTGAGCGCCCCCGTGGACTACGGCGGGGGGTTCGTGCAGGCCATGGACGCGGGAAAGGTCAACGCGGCCGGCGGCGCCGCcatgggcatgggcatgggcatgggcatggcgggggcggcggcggccggggGGGCCTTCATGGCCTCCGGCTCAGCGATGGGCGGCGGCCACATGGAGGTGGACTACATGGCCCGGAATGAAATGATGGCCCGGGAGTACATGGGCGGGGCCAGCTACGAGCGAGAGGAAGGCAGCATGTACAACGGGATCGCCCTCTCCGAGGAGTACCTGGAACAGTACTACTCACAG AAAGCCAGCTGCGTGGCGGAAGGCTACCCGCTGCAGGACAGCCTGCTGATGTACGACTGCGAGGGCAACGGCTCGGTCGCCGGCTCCGTGGGCTGCTGCAGCCTCCTGGAGACGGACGACGACCTGGGGTTCCTCAACGACCTGGGCCCCAAGTTCAAGACCCTGGCCTCCATCTGCCGGGGCCGGGAGGTGGTGTCCGAGGCGGCCGCCGCGGTGGCCGTGGccgcgcccgcccccgcccccgcccccgtcgccgccgccgccgccatcgaGCAGCACGCCTCCTCTTCCCTGGCCGTCTTCAGCGAGCACTCGGCGAGCGCggccaacatggccgccgcgGCCAGCTCGGCCGCCGCAACGGGCAGCAGCGAGATGAGCATGGTGGCGGAGAGCAGCTACGCGGCGGCGCGGCCGACGGTGAACGTCCAGGAGAGTGTGATGATCCCCAACCAGGCCTACCTGGTCCAGCAGCCCATGTACTACGCAGCCGCGCCCATGCTGCAGCCCATGCAGTACGTGATGGAGCCCCAGGTGCAGGGCATGTACGTGATGAGCGACGCCCCCGTGGCCGAAACCATGGTGGTGCAGGAGCACAGGGTGATCGGGGGTCCCGCCATGCACGGCGGG GTGATCGGGGGTGCCGCCATGCACGGCGGGGTGATCGGGGTGCAGCAGGGCACCCTGAACAGGGGCGAGAACGTCGTGCTGGTGGAGAGGCAGATGGGCGCGGGGCAGGTGGTGCGAGAGGGGGgtatggggatggggatggggatggtcGGGCACAACCAAGGGATGGTGCTGGTGGAGGGTCAGATGGGCGGAGGGCAGGTGCTGCAGGGGGGTCAGTCGTGGATCCAGCAGGGCACCCTACAGAGGGGCCCCACCTACGGGTCCCAAAACATCctgctggtggagagggagggcgcGGCGGGCCAGGGCGTGCAGAACGGCATAGTCACGCAAAGGAAGGAAGTCGTCAGGGAGCAGGCGACTTCGCGGAACCCCGCCTCTCTGGCGAACCAGTCTAGTCCAGCCCAGTTCTCCGGTGCGTCAGTCTCGCAGAAGGTAGTGGTGAAAGAGAAGAGGGTCATCTCCAGTTGA
- the dsg2.1 gene encoding desmoglein-2.1 isoform X1, whose translation MARIALPSIGFLLLLLLAVFKLEAEGAKSSSQRRWKREWVIPPQKLEENVDHTRKDYVAKIRSDQEIEVDWKGALTYSLKGIGATEDPVNLFIVDPHTGFVRVTGILDREKIAMFNLSGVARYANGDYAEKDIQLRVKVLDQNDCVPIFSPMVSGSIDELSLRDTVIMNVVARDDDEPGNVNSKVAYSIINQDPPGEQMFRISKDGRLYVWSPNLDREKIDHYVLTIRGADLYGEPGGNTATGTVTVRINDVNDNAPRLDRDHYEGRIDENTQDVEVMRFKALDDDIVNTDNWLAEFDIVSGNEAGYFKIETDPKTNEGVLKLVKPVDYEDLHELDLQVALANKAPFHPSVTAGAGAGATIGLGGGGGGGAGGGGGGGGGGGGGAGGGGSSWSGAGGSGSSSGFGGKTYPVKINVNNLPEPPRFNPKIKAVAISEDSKTVNLKDVIVRYPAMDGDTGKDAKNVRYVKGYDPDNWLVIDEETAEVRLNKLPDRESKHLVNGTYFAKILCISQDMPSKTATGTIAIQVEDYNDHCPTLTTTSQSMCLDDKVVFVTAVDEDDSPHGAPFVFTLDPKGTKGDWVVEHLNDTTVILRAHEALWPGPYAVSMEVADQQGQACPDKQVLTVDVCTCDEKNVCGDREAGTGALFGGPAIGLLILGLLMLLLIPLLLLFCNCGGAGAGGIGGGFSDMPFDTKEHLISYHTEGKGEDKDVPVLSAPVDYGGGFVQAMDAGKVNAAGGAAMGMGMGMGMAGAAAAGGAFMASGSAMGGGHMEVDYMARNEMMAREYMGGASYEREEGSMYNGIALSEEYLEQYYSQKASCVAEGYPLQDSLLMYDCEGNGSVAGSVGCCSLLETDDDLGFLNDLGPKFKTLASICRGREVVSEAAAAVAVAAPAPAPAPVAAAAAIEQHASSSLAVFSEHSASAANMAAAASSAAATGSSEMSMVAESSYAAARPTVNVQESVMIPNQAYLVQQPMYYAAAPMLQPMQYVMEPQVQGMYVMSDAPVAETMVVQEHRVIGGPAMHGGVIGGAAMHGGVIGGAAMHGGVIGVQQGTLNRGENVVLVERQMGAGQVVREGGMGMGMGMVGHNQGMVLVEGQMGGGQVLQGGQSWIQQGTLQRGPTYGSQNILLVEREGAAGQGVQNGIVTQRKEVVREQATSRNPASLANQSSPAQFSGASVSQKVVVKEKRVISS comes from the exons attCGATCTGACCAAGAAATTGAGGTGGACTGGAAGGGAGCACTGACTTACTCCTTGAAGGGAATAGGTGCTACAGAAGACCCTGTAAACCTGTTTATCGTTGATCCCCACACCGGCTTTGTCAGAGTGACAGGCATTttggacagagagaaaattGCCATGTTCAAT ctATCTGGAGTCGCACGATATGCCAACGGAGACTATGCAGAGAAAGACATTCAGCTCCGCGTTAAAGTTTTGGATCAGAACGACTGCGTCCCCATATTTAGTCCAATGGTTTCCGGGTCCATTGACGAATTGAGTCTTCGag ACACAGTCATCATGAATGTAGTTGCCAGAGACGATGATGAACCTGGCAATGTAAATTCAAAAGTAGCCTACAGCATTATAAATCAGGATCCGCCGGGAGAACAGATGTTTCGCATCAGCAAAGACGGACGTCTTTACGTCTGGTCCCCCAACCTGGATCGAGAA aaaatagaCCACTACGTGTTGACCATAAGGGGAGCGGATCTTTACGGCGAGCCGGGCGGAAACACCGCCACGGGAACCGTCACCGTCAGAATCAACGATGTGAACGACAACGCTCCGCGGCTGGACAGAGACCAC TATGAAGGGCGCATCGACGAAAACACCCAGGATGTGGAAGTCATGAGGTTCAAGGCCCTCGACGATGACATCGTGAACACGGACAACTGGCTGGCGGAGTTCGACATCGTTTCGGGAAACGAGGCCGGGTACTTCAAAATCGAGACCGACCCCAAGACAAACGAGGGCGTTTTGAAGCTGGTCAAG CCAGTGGACTACGAAGACCTCCACGAGCTGGATCTGCAGGTGGCGCTGGCTAACAAGGCCCCGTTCCATCCTTCGGTGACGGCCGGCGCTGGCGCGGGGGCGACtatagggttgggggggggagggggaggaggagcgggcggcggtggcggcggcggcggcggcggcggtggcggtgcgGGGGGCGGCGGCTCGTCGTGGAGCGGAGCCGGGGGAAGCGGCTCCTCGTCCGGCTTCGGGGGCAAGACCTACCCCGTCAAGATCAACGTGAACAACCTGCCGGAGCCCCCCAGGTTCAACCCCAAGATCAAGGCCGTGGCCATCTCCGAGGACAGCAAGACGGTCAACCTCAAGGACGTGATCGTCCGATACCCCGCCATGGACGGGGACACGGGGAAGGATGCCAAAAATGTCAG ATACGTGAAGGGCTACGATCCGGACAACTGGCTGGTGATCGACGAGGAGACCGCTGAAGTCCGACTCAACAAACTGCCGGATCGGGAGTCCAAGCACCTGGTCAATGGAACTTACTTCGCAAAAATACTTTGCATTTCGCAGG ACATGCCCTCCAAGACAGCGACCGGCACCATCGCAATCCAGGTGGAGGACTACAACGACCACTGCCCCACGCTCACCACCACCTCCCAGTCTATGTGCCTCGACGACAAAGTGGTCTTCGTCACCGCCGTTGACGAGGACGACTCCCCCCACGGGGCTCCCTTCGTGTTCACACTCGATCCCAAGGGGACCAAGGGAGACTGGGTGGTGGAGCATCTGAACG ACACCACGGTGATCCTGAGAGCTCACGAGGCCTTGTGGCCCGGGCCCTACGCCGTCTCCATGGAGGTCGCGGACCAGCAGGGCCAGGCCTGTCCCGACAAGCAGGTCCTGACGGTGGACGTGTGCACCTGCGACGAGAAGAATGTCTGCGGCGACAGGGAGGCGGGCACAGGCGCCTTGTTCGGGGGCCCCGCCATCGGCCTGCTCATCCTCGGCCTGCTGATGCTTCTGT TGATACCGCTCCTGCTGCTCTTCTGCAACTGTGGAGGCGCCGGGGCCGGCGGCATAGGCGGCGGCTTCTCCGACATGCCGTTCGACACCAAGGAGCACCTGATCTCCTACCACACGGAGGGCAAAGGGGAGGACAAG GACGTCCCGGTGCTGAGCGCCCCCGTGGACTACGGCGGGGGGTTCGTGCAGGCCATGGACGCGGGAAAGGTCAACGCGGCCGGCGGCGCCGCcatgggcatgggcatgggcatgggcatggcgggggcggcggcggccggggGGGCCTTCATGGCCTCCGGCTCAGCGATGGGCGGCGGCCACATGGAGGTGGACTACATGGCCCGGAATGAAATGATGGCCCGGGAGTACATGGGCGGGGCCAGCTACGAGCGAGAGGAAGGCAGCATGTACAACGGGATCGCCCTCTCCGAGGAGTACCTGGAACAGTACTACTCACAG AAAGCCAGCTGCGTGGCGGAAGGCTACCCGCTGCAGGACAGCCTGCTGATGTACGACTGCGAGGGCAACGGCTCGGTCGCCGGCTCCGTGGGCTGCTGCAGCCTCCTGGAGACGGACGACGACCTGGGGTTCCTCAACGACCTGGGCCCCAAGTTCAAGACCCTGGCCTCCATCTGCCGGGGCCGGGAGGTGGTGTCCGAGGCGGCCGCCGCGGTGGCCGTGGccgcgcccgcccccgcccccgcccccgtcgccgccgccgccgccatcgaGCAGCACGCCTCCTCTTCCCTGGCCGTCTTCAGCGAGCACTCGGCGAGCGCggccaacatggccgccgcgGCCAGCTCGGCCGCCGCAACGGGCAGCAGCGAGATGAGCATGGTGGCGGAGAGCAGCTACGCGGCGGCGCGGCCGACGGTGAACGTCCAGGAGAGTGTGATGATCCCCAACCAGGCCTACCTGGTCCAGCAGCCCATGTACTACGCAGCCGCGCCCATGCTGCAGCCCATGCAGTACGTGATGGAGCCCCAGGTGCAGGGCATGTACGTGATGAGCGACGCCCCCGTGGCCGAAACCATGGTGGTGCAGGAGCACAGGGTGATCGGGGGTCCCGCCATGCACGGCGGGGTGATCGGGGGTGCCGCCATGCACGGCGGGGTGATCGGGGGTGCCGCCATGCACGGCGGGGTGATCGGGGTGCAGCAGGGCACCCTGAACAGGGGCGAGAACGTCGTGCTGGTGGAGAGGCAGATGGGCGCGGGGCAGGTGGTGCGAGAGGGGGgtatggggatggggatggggatggtcGGGCACAACCAAGGGATGGTGCTGGTGGAGGGTCAGATGGGCGGAGGGCAGGTGCTGCAGGGGGGTCAGTCGTGGATCCAGCAGGGCACCCTACAGAGGGGCCCCACCTACGGGTCCCAAAACATCctgctggtggagagggagggcgcGGCGGGCCAGGGCGTGCAGAACGGCATAGTCACGCAAAGGAAGGAAGTCGTCAGGGAGCAGGCGACTTCGCGGAACCCCGCCTCTCTGGCGAACCAGTCTAGTCCAGCCCAGTTCTCCGGTGCGTCAGTCTCGCAGAAGGTAGTGGTGAAAGAGAAGAGGGTCATCTCCAGTTGA